A window from Kluyveromyces lactis strain NRRL Y-1140 chromosome E complete sequence encodes these proteins:
- the KRI1 gene encoding Kri1p (similar to uniprot|P42846 Saccharomyces cerevisiae YNL308C KRI1 Essential nucleolar protein required for 40S ribosome biogenesis physically and functionally interacts with Krr1p) has product MPRKKSAAKKAREAIKKQESVAVKGSSTKVPTTDVEGKNTEVISVKTGSKHDVTASKEVPAEVDDDDEDSSTSEEEDDYGELITEEVEEGIQKVLDAIKNNETDKLLNPGVKFFEEPEKAVEKLAKTEKHKPVYLKDYHRMNLLNGNVNADDDEDLEFETVDGKQSFASHQREERNQLLSEIKDAFNGDDDAEEGDEEEDGFLKKKEPQNKRESEVKLPNPKVDDEKFLEEFVNQQAWIPKKGDKVINLDRRGTDIEEDEDFDDAVEQFENAYNFRYEDPNAAEIVSYARTQATLRRSATSSRRRKRDEEKAIKDKEEEEKQKAVQKKKKEKVNQLTDVLEQVKKEYGADIKEEHVKALTDTLINGNFEDGKWDEVIGTIFNDEFYNQEDKPTWDENDDIMGEFYAEQETEDHAEDDETLASDSGEPKKKKSKKDKIQEKRDKKKDKKQLHEMVEKAVDERKVDIIEQVEEERGRSTEKNSEVKFRYREVSPESFGLTTREIFTADDADLNEFIGLKKFAPYRPKELTSKDRRKVTKSRRLREWRKKVFNTEEGLTGDELAIPLNDGEAHQTSKEKERLKNKKRKRRD; this is encoded by the coding sequence ATGCCTAGAAAGAAATCTGCTGCCAAGAAGGCTAGAGAAGCCATCAAGAAGCAAGAGTCAGTTGCAGTGAAGGGCAGTTCAACGAAGGTTCCAACTACCGACGTTGAAGGCAAGAATACCGAGGTCATAAGTGTGAAAACTGGGTCAAAGCATGATGTCACTGCTTCTAAAGAGGTTCCTGCTGAAGTagacgatgacgatgaagataGTTCGACctcagaagaagaagatgattaTGGTGAATTGATCACTGAAGAAGTAGAAGAAGGTATTCAAAAAGTCTTAGATGCTATTAAAAATAATGAGACTGATAAACTATTGAACCCGGGAGTGAAATTTTTCGAAGAACCCGAAAAGgcagttgaaaaattggcaAAGACTGAGAAACATAAACCCGtctatttgaaagattatCATAGAATGAATCTTTTAAATGGTAACGTTAATGccgatgatgatgaggatttggaatttgaaacgGTGGATGGTAAACAGTCTTTTGCTTCGCatcaaagagaagagaGAAACCAACTTTTGAGTGAGATCAAGGATGCGTTCAATGGCGATGACGATGCAGAAGAAGgagacgaagaagaagacggcttcttgaagaagaaggagcCACAAAATAAAAGGGAATCCGAAGTCAAATTACCGAATCCAAAAGTTGATGACGAAAAGTTTTTGGAGGAGTTTGTTAACCAACAGGCGTGGATTCCAAAGAAAGGCGATAAAGTGATTAATTTGGACCGTCGTGGTACCGAcatcgaagaagatgaggacTTTGACGATGCTGTCGAGcaatttgaaaatgcttATAATTTCCGTTACGAGGATCCAAATGCTGcagaaattgtttcttatGCACGTACACAAGCTACACTCAGAAGATCTGCAACCTCATCTCgtagaagaaagagagatgAGGAAAAGGCTATTAAGGataaagaggaagaagagaagcaaAAGGCAgtccaaaagaaaaagaaggaaaaggtTAACCAACTTACTGATGTTTTAGAGCaagtaaagaaagaatatggtgctgatatcaaagaagagcATGTCAAAGCCTTAACCGATACCTTAATAAACGGAAACTTCGAAGATGGGAAATGGGATGAAGTCATCGGTACCATCTTTAACGACGAATTCTACAACCAGGAAGATAAACCAACATGGGATGAGAATGACGATATCATGGGAGAGTTTTATGCTGAACAGGAAACCGAGGATCATGCGGAAGACGATGAGACCTTGGCATCAGACTCTGGAGAGccaaaaaagaagaaatcaaagaaggaCAAGATACAAGAGAAGAgagacaaaaaaaaagataagaaGCAGTTACATGAGATGGTAGAAAAAGCAGTCGACGAACGTAAGGTAGACATCATAGAGCAggtggaagaagaaagaggaCGTTCGACAGAGAAAAATTCTGAAGTTAAGTTTAGATACCGTGAAGTGTCTCCAGAATCATTCGGATTGACTACGCGAGAAATATTCACAGCTGATGACGCCGATCTAAATGAGTTTATCGGCTTGAAGAAGTTTGCACCATATAGACCAAAAGAACTGACGTCAAAGGATAGAAGAAAGGTTACTAAGAGCAGGCGACTAAGGGAATGGAGaaagaaagttttcaatACCGAAGAAGGCCTCACCGGTGATGAATTAGCAATTCCTCTGAACGACGGTGAAGCTCATCAAACCTctaaagaaaaggaaagattgaagaataagaagagaaagagaagagattaA
- the VPS68 gene encoding Vps68p (similar to uniprot|Q12016 Saccharomyces cerevisiae YOL129W VPS68) has product MDTSHERLFRLPFKLPTSVSAKKVCVYVAGALYGAGLWSFLDCVLYSKHANGSDLHISFIDWVPMLCSVLGMAIVSSIEKNRLLQDALSSGTFTGSQSTAWQARVVLFLGFSLLASGISGSLVVLIVKFLLKDYTSYPTLGMGINNVLANLAILLSCTMLWIGQNVEDEYNYSLTL; this is encoded by the coding sequence ATGGACACCTCACATGAAAGACTGTTTCGTTTGCCCTTCAAGTTGCCAACTTCGGTATCGGCCAAAAAGGTGTGCGTTTATGTAGCTGGTGCCTTATACGGTGCGGGTCTCTGGTCCTTCTTAGATTGTGTGTTGTACTCCAAGCATGCAAATGGTTCAGATTTGCACATTTCATTTATTGACTGGGTGCCAATGCTATGCAGTGTGCTTGGGATGGCAATTGTGAGTTCTATCGAAAAAAATAGATTGCTACAAGACGCTTTATCCTCAGGAACGTTCACCGGATCTCAATCTACTGCATGGCAGGCCAGAGTAGTACTTTTCCTAGGATTTTCACTGTTAGCAAGCGGCATTTCCGGTTCTTTGGTCGTTTTGATTGTTAAGTTTTTATTGAAGGATTATACCTCCTATCCAACCTTAGGAATGGGAATTAACAATGTGCTTGCAAACCTGGCTATTCTTCTAAGTTGCACCATGTTATGGATTGGACAAAATGTGGAGGATGAATATAACTATTCATTGACTCTATGA
- the MCK1 gene encoding serine/threonine/tyrosine protein kinase MCK1 (highly similar to uniprot|P21965 Saccharomyces cerevisiae YNL307C MCK1 Protein serine/threonine/tyrosine (dual-specificity) kinase involved in control of chromosome segregation and in regulating entry into meiosis related to mammalian glycogen synthase kinases of the GSK-3 family), translated as MSMQRLDEYVAHDVISNKSNVKREMLVKEYKRIGQGAFGTVVQAYLTPDNQKWLGPFAIKKVPAQTEYKSRELEILRIADHPNVVKLEYFYTHISPTDHKLYQHLAMECLPEMLQNEILRYKKNNLELPLKHVKLYAYQIARGMLYLHALGICHRDIKPSNVLVDPQTGILKICDFGSAKKLESNQPSISYICSRYYRAPELIVGCTQYTTKIDIWGLGCVLGEMLLGKAVFQGHQPLLQLHEITKLLGPPDKRFIFFSNPSYNGPLFSKPLFEGAPKARFEKYFGYAGPDGVDLLMSVLVYEPERRASPRRILAHPFFDDLRNERYFFPSGSSQPKHLPPLYDFSDFELQVIGDLFPKIQPKQD; from the coding sequence ATGTCTATGCAAAGATTAGATGAATACGTGGCTCATGATGTCATCAGTAATAAATCCAATGTCAAGCGAGAAATGCTCGTAAAGGAATATAAGCGAATTGGGCAAGGTGCATTTGGCACGGTGGTGCAAGCTTACCTAACACCGGATAATCAGAAGTGGTTGGGTCCTTTTGCCATTAAGAAGGTTCCTGCTCAGACTGAGTATAAATCTAGAGAGTTAGAGATTTTACGAATTGCGGACCATCCAAATGTTGTcaaattggaatatttcTACACTCATATCTCACCAACAGATCATAAATTATACCAACATTTGGCGATGGAATGCTTGCCCGAAATGCTACAAAACGAAATTTTACGATATAAGAAGAATAACTTGGAGTTACCGTTGAAGCACGTTAAACTATACGCCTACCAAATTGCTAGAGGTATGCTTTACCTACATGCACTAGGAATATGCCATAGAGACATAAAACCTTCAAACGTCTTGGTTGATCCACAAACGGGTATATTGAAGATTTGTGATTTTGGATCAGCGAAAAAGTTAGAATCGAACCAACCATCGATTAGTTACATCTGTTCAAGATATTATAGAGCTCCAGAATTGATTGTAGGATGTACACAATACACAACAAAGATAGATATTTGGGGATTAGGATGTGTATTGGGAGAAATGCTCTTAGGTAAAGCAGTATTCCAAGGCCATCAACCATTATTACAACTACATGAAATCACAAAATTACTCGGGCCTCCTGACAAAAGgttcatctttttttctaatCCATCGTACAATGGACCTTTATTCTCCAAGCCATTATTTGAAGGAGCTCCAAAAGCAAGATTCGAGAAATATTTCGGCTACGCTGGACCAGATGGTGttgatttgttgatgagTGTGTTGGTATACGAACCTGAAAGAAGAGCTTCTCCAAGAAGGATCCTTGCACATCCattctttgatgatttaaGAAATGAGCGCTATTTCTTCCCTAGCGGAAGTTCACAACCTAAACATTTACCTCCTCTTTATGACTTCTCTGATTTCGAATTGCAAGTCATTGGCGACctttttccaaagataCAGCCAAAGCAAGATTGA
- the MRPS18 gene encoding mitochondrial 37S ribosomal protein YmS18 (similar to uniprot|P42847 Saccharomyces cerevisiae YNL306W MRPS18 Mitochondrial ribosomal protein of the small subunit essential for viability unlike most other mitoribosomal proteins): MLRTLVRLFSSTARTNQDVASILFSSVKGSEKAPVMEDTNVVQPNTLRGSNKKGRVDEAVIKYILNCRFTKNNTHFTYSAVMEDRNFLANNPQLSYNEKYLYYLKLPQQVKFHLSTGHLGFRKAARGEYEASFQTATKLFETLYQKKLLDKNIEIVMRDFGKGRDAFISALNGKEGNLIRRHISRVADATELKFGGVKAPRPRRL; this comes from the coding sequence ATGCTGAGAACATTAGTGAGACTGTTCAGCTCAACGGCCAGGACAAACCAAGATGTGGCTTCCATCTTATTTTCATCTGTCAAAGGATCAGAAAAGGCTCCAGTGATGGAAGACACCAATGTTGTCCAACCTAATACTCTTCGTGGTAGCAATAAGAAAGGGAGAGTCGATGAAGCAGTGATAAAATATATATTGAACTGCAGATTCACTAAGAACAATACACATTTCACATACAGTGCCGTAATGGAGGATAGAAACTTTTTGGCGAACAATCCACAATTATCCTACAACGAAAAATATCTATACTATTTGAAACTCCCACAACAGGTCAAATTTCATTTATCTACTGGTCATTTAGGGTTCCGTAAAGCTGCCCGTGGTGAATATGAAGCCTCATTCCAAACAGCAACTAAGTTATTTGAAACTCTTtatcagaagaagctaCTGGATAAGAATATAGAAATTGTTATGAGAGACTTCGGTAAGGGAAGAGATGCTTTCATCAGTGCATTGAACGGTAAGGAAGGAAACCTCATCAGACGTCACATATCTAGAGTAGCCGATGCTactgaattgaaattcgGTGGTGTGAAGGCCCCAAGACCAAGAAGATTGTGA